A stretch of the Thermofilum adornatum genome encodes the following:
- a CDS encoding energy-coupling factor ABC transporter ATP-binding protein, with product MEPIIKVENLTYAYPTSKDFVLKNISFTVNKGEVLAVIGPNGAGKSTLLKALNGLVPHFYGGKYGGRVIVSGFEVLNTPISKMSTKVGFVFQDPEDQISGLALTVWEEVAFGLMMLGYPREEIDKRVKEAIDYVGLTGLEKRSPFELSGGQMQRLAIATVLALRPEVIVMDEPTAQLDPLGKYEVLSVIEKLTESGSTIVLAEHEIEEVVYFADKMLLLDKGEAVAYGDTRKVVTMVEELKRRGVDPPSVTELTSLLKEKTGVDVALPVTLEEAVKIYSELLR from the coding sequence ATGGAACCAATAATTAAGGTCGAAAACTTAACATATGCATATCCAACAAGCAAAGACTTTGTTCTCAAAAATATCTCTTTCACAGTCAACAAGGGAGAAGTACTCGCGGTCATCGGTCCAAACGGGGCTGGAAAATCCACTCTACTAAAGGCTCTAAACGGCCTCGTGCCACACTTTTACGGTGGAAAATACGGCGGCAGGGTTATCGTATCAGGTTTCGAGGTTTTAAACACACCTATCTCAAAGATGTCGACAAAGGTCGGCTTTGTCTTCCAGGACCCAGAAGACCAGATCTCTGGACTCGCGCTAACCGTTTGGGAAGAGGTCGCCTTTGGATTGATGATGCTTGGATACCCACGAGAAGAAATAGACAAGAGGGTTAAAGAAGCAATAGACTACGTTGGACTTACTGGTCTCGAGAAGAGGTCTCCATTTGAGCTTTCAGGAGGACAGATGCAGAGACTAGCAATTGCGACTGTCCTAGCCCTTCGCCCAGAAGTCATAGTGATGGATGAGCCTACCGCCCAGCTCGACCCACTTGGCAAATACGAGGTTTTAAGCGTAATCGAGAAGCTGACCGAGTCTGGCTCAACTATTGTCCTTGCAGAGCACGAAATAGAGGAAGTCGTATACTTTGCAGACAAGATGCTTCTGCTAGACAAGGGTGAAGCCGTAGCCTACGGGGACACCAGAAAAGTTGTTACCATGGTTGAGGAGCTTAAGAGGCGCGGCGTAGACCCGCCGTCCGTCACAGAGCTGACAAGCCTCTTGAAAGAGAAGACAGGTGTCGATGTGGCTCTCCCCGTCACATTGGAGGAAGCTGTAAAGATATACTCCGAGCTTTTGAGGTGA
- a CDS encoding energy-coupling factor transporter transmembrane component T family protein, whose translation MSVGVSLLKKTAVEAETFVQRLDGRVKFLYFLWATIIVYIFFDPILNLIFLAVTMALAVYAKCWKPIALTLLIIVVPWILFAVPILALPLGFPWNKTIIGYINILGKNYPVYLEGLGWGVTWPLRVSVAISTALLFFLTTNQAKLVATMFKMKFPFKLIYMVIATFQFIPLLASEANTIMQAQIARGLRTDVGFVQKIKNYLAVVIPLTLSALNKVQIRAIALESRGFSAPVKKTLLYEASFTKLDYAFLMTMLLVTVFLAWVYVYIGFSPLAHLPWIWSG comes from the coding sequence ATGTCGGTAGGAGTATCACTTCTAAAGAAGACCGCAGTAGAGGCAGAAACCTTTGTCCAGAGGCTTGACGGGCGCGTCAAATTCTTGTATTTCCTCTGGGCAACTATAATAGTCTATATTTTCTTCGACCCCATACTCAACCTGATATTCCTAGCCGTCACAATGGCTCTAGCAGTCTACGCAAAATGCTGGAAACCCATCGCTCTGACACTACTCATTATCGTAGTACCATGGATACTATTCGCGGTTCCAATATTGGCTTTGCCGCTTGGATTCCCATGGAACAAAACAATAATAGGCTACATCAACATACTTGGAAAGAACTACCCTGTCTACCTTGAGGGCTTGGGGTGGGGCGTCACCTGGCCCCTCCGCGTCTCAGTAGCAATTTCTACTGCGTTATTGTTCTTCTTGACAACTAACCAGGCCAAACTTGTCGCCACAATGTTCAAAATGAAGTTTCCCTTCAAGCTCATCTACATGGTGATAGCTACTTTCCAGTTTATTCCTCTCCTAGCTTCGGAAGCCAACACTATAATGCAGGCGCAGATCGCGAGGGGGCTGAGGACAGACGTCGGCTTCGTGCAGAAAATAAAAAATTACCTGGCAGTCGTTATTCCGCTAACGCTCAGCGCACTGAACAAGGTACAGATAAGAGCAATAGCCCTTGAGTCGAGAGGCTTCAGTGCCCCCGTTAAGAAGACCCTCCTCTACGAGGCGAGCTTCACAAAGCTCGACTATGCCTTCCTCATGACAATGCTCCTCGTCACAGTTTTCCTTGCCTGGGTCTATGTGTATATAGGCTTCTCCCCCTTGGCCCATCTCCCATGGATATGGTCTGGGTGA